The following are encoded in a window of Citrobacter freundii genomic DNA:
- the dtpB gene encoding dipeptide/tripeptide permease DtpB, whose product MNTRAPTGLLQQPRPFFMIFFVELWERFGYYGVQGILAVFFVKQLGFSQEQAFITFGAFAALVYGLISIGGYVGDHLLGTKRTLVLGAIVLAIGYFMTGMSLLKPDLIFIALGTIAVGNGLFKANPASLLSKCYPPKDARLDGAFTLFYMSINIGSLLSLSLAPVIADKFGYAVTYNLCGAGLIVALLVYFACRGMVKDIGSEPDHKPLVFRNLLCVLAGTVVMIFVCAWLMHNVKVANLVLIVLSIIVTIIFFRQAFKLDKTGRNKMFVAFILMLEAVVFYVLYAQMPTSLNFFAINNVHHEILGFAINPVSFQALNPFWVVLASPVLAVIYTRLGNKGKDLTMPMKFTLGMFLCSLGFLTAAAAGMWFADAQGLTSPWFIVLVYLFQSLGELLISALGLAMVAALVPQHLMGFILGMWFLTQAAAFLMGGYVATFTAVPENITDPLQTLPIYTNVFSKIGLVTLAVTVVMAIMVPWLNRMINTPSTEQ is encoded by the coding sequence ATGAATACACGAGCACCTACGGGCTTGCTGCAGCAACCTCGTCCGTTCTTCATGATCTTTTTTGTAGAATTATGGGAACGATTTGGCTATTACGGCGTTCAGGGCATCCTGGCGGTATTTTTTGTTAAACAACTCGGCTTCTCTCAGGAACAGGCGTTTATCACCTTCGGTGCGTTTGCTGCGCTGGTGTACGGCCTGATATCCATTGGTGGCTACGTTGGCGACCACCTGTTGGGCACCAAGCGCACGCTGGTTCTCGGCGCCATCGTGTTAGCCATTGGCTATTTCATGACCGGAATGTCGCTGCTGAAACCCGACCTGATTTTTATTGCGTTGGGTACCATCGCCGTAGGTAACGGGCTGTTTAAAGCTAACCCAGCAAGCTTGCTGTCAAAATGCTATCCGCCAAAAGACGCCCGACTGGACGGCGCCTTCACCCTGTTTTATATGTCGATTAACATCGGCTCCCTGCTGTCGCTGTCGCTGGCGCCGGTCATTGCCGATAAGTTTGGCTATGCGGTGACTTATAACCTGTGTGGCGCGGGACTTATCGTTGCACTGCTGGTCTATTTTGCCTGCCGAGGCATGGTGAAGGATATCGGTTCTGAGCCGGACCATAAGCCGCTGGTATTCCGCAATCTGCTGTGTGTACTGGCCGGTACCGTGGTGATGATATTCGTGTGCGCCTGGTTGATGCACAACGTGAAAGTTGCCAACCTGGTGCTGATCGTCCTGTCGATTATCGTCACCATCATCTTCTTCCGTCAGGCATTCAAACTGGATAAAACCGGGCGCAATAAGATGTTCGTGGCCTTTATCCTGATGCTGGAAGCGGTGGTGTTCTACGTGCTGTACGCGCAGATGCCGACATCACTGAACTTCTTTGCCATCAATAACGTGCACCATGAAATTCTCGGTTTCGCCATCAACCCGGTGAGCTTCCAGGCATTGAACCCGTTCTGGGTGGTGCTTGCCAGCCCGGTACTGGCAGTGATTTATACCCGTCTGGGCAACAAGGGCAAAGACCTGACCATGCCGATGAAGTTTACGCTCGGTATGTTCCTGTGCTCGCTGGGCTTCCTGACCGCGGCTGCCGCGGGTATGTGGTTTGCCGATGCGCAGGGGCTGACCTCGCCGTGGTTCATTGTGCTGGTATATCTGTTCCAGAGTCTGGGTGAGTTGCTGATTAGCGCCCTGGGGCTGGCCATGGTCGCCGCGCTGGTGCCGCAGCATCTGATGGGCTTTATTCTGGGGATGTGGTTCCTGACCCAGGCTGCAGCGTTCCTAATGGGTGGCTACGTGGCAACGTTCACCGCGGTACCGGAAAACATCACTGACCCGCTACAGACGCTGCCTATCTATACCAACGTCTTTAGTAAAATCGGTCTGGTCACGCTGGCGGTCACGGTAGTGATGGCGATTATGGTGCCCTGGCTGAATCGGATGATTAATACGCCGAGTACTGAACAGTAA
- a CDS encoding 3-hydroxy-fatty acyl-ACP dehydratase — translation MSRYLAPGDYLPHDAPMLLLEEVVSVTDDSATCRVTVSPDGVLAPFLDGEGNLPGWFALELMAQTVGVWSGWHRHQAGQASISLGMVLGARELVCAAGILPGGLTLDISVTLLMQDARFGSFECAVQAGEEMLASGRVNTFQPTSEELNTLFQQGASA, via the coding sequence ATGAGCCGCTATTTAGCACCCGGCGACTATCTGCCGCACGACGCGCCGATGCTACTGCTTGAAGAAGTGGTCAGCGTGACAGACGACTCCGCCACCTGCCGCGTCACGGTATCGCCCGACGGCGTACTGGCTCCGTTTCTCGATGGCGAGGGCAATCTGCCCGGTTGGTTCGCCCTTGAACTAATGGCGCAGACCGTTGGCGTCTGGTCCGGCTGGCACCGTCATCAGGCGGGCCAGGCCAGCATCTCCTTAGGCATGGTGCTCGGCGCACGTGAATTAGTCTGCGCGGCGGGAATATTGCCCGGCGGCCTGACGCTGGATATTAGCGTCACGCTACTGATGCAAGATGCACGTTTTGGCAGCTTTGAATGCGCCGTTCAGGCCGGTGAAGAGATGCTGGCAAGCGGTCGCGTCAACACCTTCCAGCCGACATCGGAAGAACTTAACACCCTATTTCAACAAGGAGCGTCCGCATGA
- the nikR gene encoding nickel-responsive transcriptional regulator NikR: MQRVTITLDDDLLETLDSLSQRRGYNNRSEAIRDILRGALSQESTQEHGTQGFAVLSYVYEHEKRDLASRIVSTQHHHHDLSVATLHVHINHDDCLEIAVLKGDMGDVQHFADDVISQRGVRHGHLQCLPKEE, from the coding sequence ATGCAACGAGTCACCATTACTCTCGATGACGATTTACTGGAAACGCTGGACAGCCTGAGCCAGCGCCGGGGTTATAACAACCGTTCCGAAGCCATCCGCGACATTTTGCGCGGCGCGCTATCCCAGGAAAGCACGCAAGAACACGGCACCCAGGGCTTCGCGGTACTCTCCTATGTTTATGAACATGAGAAGCGTGACTTAGCCAGCCGTATTGTCTCGACCCAGCATCACCACCACGATTTGTCGGTCGCCACGCTGCATGTCCACATCAACCATGACGACTGCCTGGAAATCGCCGTGCTAAAAGGGGACATGGGTGACGTTCAGCATTTTGCCGATGACGTTATCTCCCAACGCGGCGTGCGCCACGGTCATTTGCAGTGCCTGCCGAAAGAAGAGTGA
- the uspB gene encoding universal stress protein UspB, whose amino-acid sequence MISTIALFWALCVVCIVNMARYFSSLRALLVVLRGCDPLLYQYVDGGGFFTSHGQPNKQMRLVWYIYAQRYRDHHDDEFIRRCERVRGQFILTSSLCGLVLISMVALIIWH is encoded by the coding sequence ATGATAAGCACCATTGCGTTATTCTGGGCTTTGTGTGTCGTTTGCATTGTTAATATGGCGCGCTATTTCTCGTCGTTGCGCGCACTGTTAGTGGTACTTCGTGGTTGCGATCCATTGCTTTACCAGTATGTTGATGGCGGAGGCTTTTTTACCTCGCATGGGCAACCCAACAAGCAGATGCGTCTGGTGTGGTATATCTACGCCCAGCGCTATCGCGATCATCATGATGATGAGTTTATTCGCCGCTGTGAGCGCGTGCGCGGTCAGTTCATTCTCACCAGTTCGTTATGTGGCCTGGTATTAATCAGTATGGTTGCGCTGATTATCTGGCACTGA
- the uspA gene encoding universal stress protein UspA translates to MAYKHILIAVDLSPESKVLVEKAVSMARPYNAKVSLIHVDVNYSDLYTGLIDVNLGDMQKRISEETHHALTELSTNAGYPITETLSGSGDLGQVLVDAIKKYDMDLVVCGHHQDFWSKLMSSARQLINTVHVDMLIVPLRDDEEA, encoded by the coding sequence ATGGCTTATAAACACATTCTCATCGCGGTTGATCTTTCTCCGGAAAGCAAAGTTCTGGTTGAAAAAGCGGTCTCTATGGCGCGGCCTTACAATGCAAAAGTTTCCCTTATCCACGTTGACGTAAACTATTCCGACCTGTACACCGGGCTAATCGACGTAAATCTGGGCGACATGCAGAAACGCATTTCTGAAGAAACTCATCACGCGTTAACCGAACTGTCCACCAACGCAGGCTACCCTATCACCGAAACCCTGAGCGGTAGCGGCGATCTGGGTCAGGTTCTGGTTGATGCCATCAAAAAATACGATATGGATCTTGTCGTGTGCGGCCATCACCAGGATTTCTGGAGCAAGCTGATGTCCTCTGCGCGCCAGCTGATCAACACCGTTCACGTCGACATGTTGATTGTCCCGCTGCGAGATGACGAAGAAGCATAA
- the acpT gene encoding 4'-phosphopantetheinyl transferase AcpT, with translation MYRIVVGKVSVLSAGALPRALYEQAPQGARRTRWLAGRVLLSHALSPLPDIVYGEQGKPAFSGDTPLWFNLSHSGDDIALLLSDEGEVGCDIEVVRPRDNWRTLANTVFSLGEHAEVEAERPDHQLAAFWRIWTRKEAIVKQRGGSAWQIVSVDSTTLTSSLSVSQCQLDTLSLAVCTPTPFTLTADAVQRLDTLA, from the coding sequence ATGTACCGGATCGTTGTTGGGAAAGTTTCTGTTTTAAGCGCTGGCGCCCTGCCTCGCGCGTTGTATGAACAGGCGCCGCAAGGTGCGCGCCGCACGCGCTGGCTGGCTGGCCGCGTGCTGCTTTCCCATGCCTTGTCACCACTGCCTGACATTGTCTATGGTGAGCAGGGAAAACCGGCATTCTCAGGCGACACGCCGCTGTGGTTTAATCTCAGCCACAGCGGGGATGACATCGCCCTGCTGCTCAGTGATGAAGGGGAAGTCGGCTGCGATATTGAAGTCGTGCGCCCCCGTGATAACTGGCGGACGCTGGCAAATACAGTATTCAGCCTTGGGGAACATGCCGAAGTCGAAGCTGAACGCCCGGACCACCAGTTGGCGGCATTCTGGCGCATCTGGACGCGCAAAGAGGCCATCGTTAAGCAACGTGGCGGCAGCGCCTGGCAAATTGTCAGCGTCGACAGCACTACCCTGACGTCCTCACTCTCTGTCAGTCAGTGCCAGCTCGATACCCTGAGCCTGGCCGTGTGTACGCCAACGCCGTTTACATTGACCGCCGACGCCGTGCAGAGACTGGATACCTTAGCGTAA
- a CDS encoding RrF2 family transcriptional regulator, with protein MAFYSSGVEYGIHSLMCMVDSKGDARDMSVREIAELQSVPYDYLAKIFTRLSKAGLVRSSEGKGGGFQLARPAEHITVLDVVNAIDGDKRIFECREIRQRLAVFEEHPPEWACEGICGVRSVMDMAQQRMEEALGQHTILDLARKMYRKAPDTFVVEVQDWIDARKG; from the coding sequence ATGGCATTCTACAGTTCCGGGGTTGAGTACGGCATCCATAGCCTGATGTGTATGGTTGACAGTAAGGGGGATGCGCGGGATATGAGCGTACGGGAAATTGCTGAGCTACAAAGCGTGCCGTATGACTATCTGGCGAAGATCTTCACCCGTCTGTCGAAGGCCGGACTGGTGCGCAGCAGTGAAGGAAAGGGCGGCGGTTTTCAGCTCGCCAGGCCCGCCGAGCACATCACGGTGCTGGACGTGGTCAATGCCATTGACGGCGATAAGCGCATCTTCGAATGCCGTGAAATCCGCCAGCGCTTAGCGGTCTTTGAGGAGCATCCGCCGGAGTGGGCCTGTGAAGGGATTTGCGGCGTGCGCTCAGTGATGGATATGGCGCAGCAGCGTATGGAAGAGGCGCTTGGTCAGCACACGATCCTGGATTTGGCGCGTAAGATGTATCGCAAAGCACCGGATACGTTTGTCGTAGAAGTGCAGGACTGGATCGACGCACGCAAAGGATAG
- a CDS encoding beta-ketoacyl-ACP synthase, with product MTRRVVITGMGGVTAFGENWQAVSARLLAYENAVRKMPEWQVYDGLHTLLGAPVDDFTPPEHYTRKRIRSMGRVSLMSTRATELALEQAGLIGDAVLTNGETGIAYGSSTGSTGPVSEFATMLTEKHTNNITGTTYVQMMPHTTAVNTGLFFGLRGRVIPTSSACTSGSQAIGYAWEAIRHGYQTVMVAGGAEELCPSEAAVFDTLFATSQRNDEPKTTPSPFDEHRDGLVIGEGAGTLILEELEHAKARGATIYGEIIGFATNCDAAHITQPQRETMQICMEQSLKMAGLRARDIGYISAHGTATDRGDIAESQATAAIYGDNVPLSSLKSYFGHTLGACGALEAWMSLQMMREGWFAPTLNLSQPDANCGALDYIMGEARKIDCEFLQSNNFAFGGINTSIIIKRWP from the coding sequence ATGACACGTCGCGTGGTCATTACAGGGATGGGCGGCGTCACCGCCTTTGGTGAAAACTGGCAGGCCGTTTCCGCCCGGCTGCTGGCGTATGAAAACGCGGTGCGCAAAATGCCGGAGTGGCAGGTTTATGACGGACTGCACACGCTGCTGGGCGCGCCGGTCGATGATTTCACCCCACCGGAGCACTATACCCGCAAGCGTATTCGCTCTATGGGTCGCGTGTCGCTGATGTCCACCCGCGCGACCGAACTGGCGCTGGAGCAGGCCGGGCTGATTGGCGATGCGGTGCTGACCAACGGTGAAACCGGGATTGCCTACGGCTCGTCAACCGGCAGCACCGGTCCGGTGAGCGAGTTCGCCACCATGTTGACCGAAAAGCACACCAACAATATAACCGGCACCACCTACGTGCAGATGATGCCGCACACCACCGCCGTCAACACCGGATTATTCTTCGGCCTGCGTGGGCGAGTGATCCCCACCTCCAGCGCCTGCACCTCCGGCAGCCAGGCGATTGGCTACGCATGGGAAGCGATTCGTCACGGCTACCAAACGGTGATGGTTGCAGGCGGCGCGGAAGAGCTGTGTCCGTCGGAAGCGGCGGTGTTTGATACCCTGTTCGCCACCAGCCAGCGCAACGACGAACCGAAAACCACGCCCTCGCCCTTTGATGAACATCGCGACGGGCTGGTAATTGGCGAAGGCGCAGGCACGTTGATTCTGGAAGAGCTTGAGCACGCCAAAGCGCGCGGCGCGACGATTTACGGTGAGATTATCGGTTTTGCCACCAACTGCGATGCGGCGCATATCACCCAGCCGCAGCGCGAGACGATGCAGATTTGCATGGAGCAGTCACTGAAAATGGCGGGCTTACGCGCGCGGGATATCGGTTATATTTCAGCCCACGGCACGGCGACCGATCGAGGTGATATTGCAGAAAGTCAGGCAACCGCCGCCATTTACGGTGATAATGTGCCGCTGTCCTCGCTCAAAAGTTATTTTGGCCATACCCTTGGCGCCTGTGGCGCGCTGGAAGCCTGGATGAGTTTGCAAATGATGCGCGAAGGCTGGTTTGCGCCTACGCTAAATTTAAGCCAGCCTGATGCCAACTGTGGCGCGCTGGATTACATTATGGGTGAAGCCCGCAAGATTGATTGTGAGTTCCTGCAGAGCAATAACTTTGCGTTTGGCGGCATAAATACTTCTATTATCATCAAACGTTGGCCCTGA
- a CDS encoding 3-ketoacyl-ACP reductase FabG2, whose product MSRSVLVTGASKGIGRAIARQLAADGFVVGVHYHRDAQGAQETLDAILAAGGTGRLLAFDVANREQCREVLEQDNDAHGAWYGIVSNAGITRDAAFPALSDNDWDAVIHTNLDSFYNVIQPCMMPMISARLGGRIITLSSVSGVMGNRGQVNYSAAKAGIIGATKALAIELAKRKITVNCIAPGLIDTGMIEMEEAALKEAMSMIPMKRMGQADEVAGLASYLMSDIAGYVTRQVISINGGML is encoded by the coding sequence ATGAGTCGTTCAGTTTTGGTTACCGGCGCCAGTAAGGGCATTGGTCGCGCCATCGCCCGCCAGCTGGCGGCGGACGGCTTTGTGGTCGGCGTTCACTATCATCGCGATGCGCAAGGTGCCCAGGAGACGTTGGATGCAATCCTCGCTGCTGGAGGCACGGGGCGTCTGCTGGCCTTTGACGTCGCCAACCGTGAGCAGTGCCGTGAAGTGCTGGAGCAAGATAACGACGCGCACGGTGCGTGGTACGGCATCGTCAGTAACGCCGGTATTACCCGTGATGCGGCCTTCCCGGCGCTCAGCGACAACGACTGGGATGCGGTGATCCACACCAACCTCGACAGCTTCTACAACGTCATCCAGCCGTGCATGATGCCGATGATTAGCGCCCGCCTGGGTGGGCGCATCATTACCTTATCGTCGGTTTCCGGCGTGATGGGCAATCGCGGTCAGGTCAACTACAGCGCCGCCAAGGCGGGGATTATTGGAGCGACAAAAGCGCTGGCGATTGAGCTGGCGAAACGCAAAATCACCGTCAACTGCATTGCGCCGGGGCTGATTGATACCGGGATGATCGAAATGGAAGAGGCCGCGCTGAAAGAGGCGATGTCGATGATCCCAATGAAACGGATGGGCCAGGCCGATGAAGTGGCCGGGCTTGCCAGCTATTTAATGTCGGATATCGCGGGTTACGTCACCCGCCAGGTGATTTCTATCAATGGAGGGATGCTATGA
- a CDS encoding LysR family transcriptional regulator — MHKTTLEQWALLEKVVELGSFTKAAEETNRSQSSVSYNLALLQERLGVTLLTPEGRRAVLTPAGEVLLNQVKPLLKAFSWVETRAATLRNGTRTRLDLMVDSIFPRKRLFAILKQFQQAWPQTQVRLTEVLENADDRLAAHADADVMVLTRRQDVTGRGEWLMNIDFVAVAHRDHPLCTQDTPLDEDALRAWPLIRIADRDNPQQAVRDAWTFSTIDAAIDAVLYQVGYGWLPEERIQAQLDQGLLRPLPLSHGARRATPLHLIVKETLAPLDEQVSTLLRLLRAH, encoded by the coding sequence ATGCATAAGACAACCCTGGAGCAGTGGGCCCTGCTGGAAAAAGTGGTGGAGCTGGGTAGCTTTACTAAAGCAGCGGAAGAGACCAACCGTAGTCAGTCTTCGGTGAGCTACAATCTGGCGCTGTTACAGGAGCGGCTCGGCGTGACGCTACTGACGCCGGAAGGCCGCAGAGCGGTATTAACTCCGGCAGGCGAGGTACTGCTCAATCAGGTCAAACCGCTATTGAAGGCTTTTTCATGGGTGGAAACCCGGGCGGCGACTTTACGCAATGGCACGCGAACACGACTGGATTTGATGGTAGATAGCATCTTCCCACGCAAACGCCTGTTCGCGATCCTCAAGCAGTTCCAGCAGGCGTGGCCGCAGACGCAGGTGCGTCTGACTGAAGTGCTGGAGAATGCTGACGATCGGCTGGCGGCACATGCCGATGCGGACGTGATGGTTCTGACCCGGCGTCAGGATGTCACCGGACGCGGTGAATGGTTGATGAATATTGATTTCGTGGCCGTTGCCCACCGCGATCACCCGCTCTGCACGCAGGATACGCCGCTGGATGAAGACGCTTTACGCGCCTGGCCGCTGATACGTATTGCCGATCGCGACAACCCACAGCAAGCGGTTCGCGATGCCTGGACCTTCTCTACCATTGATGCCGCTATTGATGCGGTACTGTATCAGGTCGGTTACGGCTGGTTGCCCGAGGAGCGCATTCAAGCGCAGCTTGATCAGGGGCTATTACGTCCGTTGCCGTTAAGTCACGGCGCTCGCCGTGCCACACCGTTGCATCTGATCGTCAAAGAGACGCTCGCGCCGCTGGATGAGCAGGTAAGCACCCTGCTGCGTTTATTGCGAGCGCATTAA
- the pitA gene encoding inorganic phosphate transporter PitA: protein MLHLFAGLDLHTGLLLLLALAFVLFYEAINGFHDTANAVATVIYTRAMRSQLAVIMAAVFNFFGVLLGGLSVAYAIVHMLPTDLLLNMGSSHGLAMVFSMLLAAIIWNLGTWYFGLPASSSHTLIGAIIGIGLTNALMNGTSVVDALNIPKVIGIFASLIISPIVGLVVAGGLIFLLRRYWSGTKKRARIHLTPAEREKKDGKKKPPFWTRIALILSAIGVAFSHGANDGQKGIGLVMLVLIGVAPAGFVVNMNASGYEITRTRDAINNVETFFQQRPDLLKQATGVDQLIPSPTETGTATTTEFHCHPANTINALERAKSMLANLETYDKLSVEQRGQLRRIMLCISDTTDKVVKLPGVSNDDQRLLKKLKTDMLSTIEYAPVWIIMAVALALGCGTMIGWRRVATTIGEKIGKKGMTYAQGMSAQMTAAVSIGLASYTGMPVSTTHVLSSSVAGTMVVDGGGLQRKTVTSILMAWVFTLPAAIILSGGLYWLSLKLI, encoded by the coding sequence ATGCTACATTTGTTTGCTGGCCTGGATTTACATACCGGGCTTTTACTCTTGCTTGCTTTGGCTTTTGTTCTGTTCTACGAAGCAATTAACGGCTTCCATGATACAGCCAATGCCGTCGCTACTGTGATCTACACCCGTGCCATGCGTTCGCAATTGGCGGTGATCATGGCTGCGGTGTTTAACTTCTTTGGTGTTTTGCTGGGCGGTCTCAGCGTAGCGTATGCCATCGTGCATATGTTGCCAACGGATCTGCTGCTCAACATGGGTTCATCACATGGCCTCGCCATGGTGTTCTCTATGCTGTTGGCGGCAATTATCTGGAACCTGGGTACCTGGTACTTTGGTTTGCCTGCATCCAGCTCCCACACGCTGATTGGCGCGATTATCGGTATTGGTTTAACCAATGCGTTGATGAACGGCACATCGGTCGTGGATGCACTTAACATCCCGAAAGTGATAGGTATTTTTGCCTCTCTTATCATCTCGCCGATTGTCGGCCTGGTGGTTGCAGGCGGCCTGATCTTTTTGCTGCGTCGCTACTGGAGCGGTACTAAAAAACGTGCCCGTATTCACCTGACGCCAGCAGAGCGTGAAAAGAAAGACGGCAAGAAAAAGCCGCCATTCTGGACGCGTATCGCACTGATCCTCTCCGCAATCGGCGTGGCGTTCTCTCATGGCGCAAACGACGGGCAGAAAGGCATTGGTCTGGTCATGCTGGTACTGATTGGCGTAGCACCTGCCGGTTTCGTGGTGAATATGAACGCTTCCGGTTACGAAATTACCCGTACCCGCGATGCTATCAATAACGTCGAAACCTTCTTCCAGCAACGTCCTGACCTGCTCAAGCAGGCGACCGGCGTAGACCAGTTGATTCCGTCACCGACGGAAACAGGTACAGCGACGACGACAGAGTTCCATTGCCACCCGGCTAATACCATTAACGCGCTGGAACGTGCGAAAAGTATGCTGGCGAATCTGGAAACCTACGACAAGTTAAGCGTTGAGCAGCGCGGACAACTGCGCCGTATTATGCTGTGCATTTCCGATACCACCGATAAGGTCGTGAAACTGCCTGGTGTAAGCAACGACGATCAGCGTCTGTTGAAGAAACTGAAAACCGACATGCTGAGCACCATTGAGTACGCTCCGGTGTGGATCATCATGGCCGTTGCGCTGGCGCTGGGCTGCGGTACGATGATTGGCTGGCGTCGCGTGGCAACCACTATCGGTGAGAAAATCGGTAAGAAAGGCATGACCTATGCTCAGGGGATGTCGGCGCAGATGACGGCCGCCGTCTCTATCGGTCTCGCCAGTTATACCGGTATGCCAGTTTCCACCACCCACGTACTCTCCTCTTCCGTTGCGGGTACGATGGTCGTTGACGGTGGCGGCTTACAGCGTAAAACAGTGACCAGCATTCTGATGGCCTGGGTCTTCACCCTGCCTGCGGCGATTATTCTTTCCGGGGGGCTGTACTGGCTCTCCCTGAAGCTTATCTAA
- a CDS encoding phenolic acid decarboxylase, with the protein MSAFDKHDLSGFVGKHLVYTYDNGWNYEIYVKNDTTLDYRIHSGIVANRWVKDQRAYIVRVGESVYKISWTEPTGTDVSLIVNLGDKLFHGTIFFPRWVINNPEKTVCFQNDHVPLMMSYRDAGPAYPTEVIDEFATITFVRDCGANNDSVIACAASELPDNFPENLR; encoded by the coding sequence ATGAGCGCTTTTGATAAACATGATTTGAGCGGGTTTGTCGGCAAACATCTGGTCTATACCTACGATAATGGCTGGAATTACGAGATCTACGTGAAAAATGACACCACGCTGGATTACCGTATTCACAGCGGTATTGTGGCTAACCGTTGGGTGAAAGATCAGCGGGCGTACATTGTGCGAGTTGGGGAGAGCGTTTATAAAATTTCATGGACCGAACCGACCGGAACCGACGTCAGCTTGATCGTAAATCTGGGTGACAAACTTTTCCACGGCACCATCTTCTTTCCACGCTGGGTGATCAACAATCCGGAGAAAACGGTCTGCTTCCAGAATGACCATGTTCCGCTGATGATGTCGTATCGTGATGCGGGCCCGGCGTATCCAACCGAGGTGATTGATGAGTTCGCGACCATTACCTTCGTGCGTGATTGCGGGGCGAATAATGACAGCGTTATTGCCTGTGCTGCCAGCGAATTGCCGGATAACTTCCCGGAAAATTTACGCTAA
- a CDS encoding NAD(P)/FAD-dependent oxidoreductase — protein MERFDTVIIGAGAAGMLCAAQAGQAGSRVLLIDNGKKPGRKILMSGGGRCNFTNLYVEPAAYLSQNPHFCKSALARYTQWDFIDLVGKHGIAWHEKTLGQLFCDDSAQQIVDMLVAECEKGNVTMRLRSEVLSVARDDEGFTLELNGATVGATKLVIASGGLSMPGLGATPFGYKIAEQFGLNVLPTRAGLVPFTLHKPLLDQLQVLSGVSVPSVITAEDGTVFRENLLFTHRGLSGPAVLQISSFWQPGEFVSINLLPDVDLESFLDEQRSAHPNQSLKNTLAMQLPKRLVECLQQLGQIPDVTLKQLNLRDQQALVETLTEWRVQPNGTEGYRTAEVTLGGVDTNELSSRTMEARKVPGLYFIGEVMDVTGWLGGYNFQWAWSSAWACAQDLVSGE, from the coding sequence GTGGAAAGGTTTGATACCGTTATTATAGGCGCTGGCGCAGCGGGTATGCTCTGTGCCGCGCAGGCAGGACAAGCAGGAAGTCGAGTACTGCTTATTGATAATGGTAAAAAGCCCGGTCGCAAGATCCTCATGTCTGGCGGGGGGCGCTGTAACTTTACCAATCTTTATGTTGAGCCTGCGGCTTATTTGAGTCAAAACCCTCATTTCTGTAAGTCAGCGTTGGCGCGCTATACCCAGTGGGATTTTATCGATCTGGTGGGTAAACACGGCATTGCCTGGCATGAAAAAACGCTCGGCCAGCTTTTTTGTGACGACTCCGCGCAGCAAATAGTCGATATGCTGGTAGCGGAATGCGAAAAAGGTAACGTTACGATGCGCTTACGTAGCGAAGTTCTGAGCGTTGCACGGGATGATGAGGGCTTTACGCTGGAGCTCAACGGCGCAACCGTTGGTGCGACGAAATTGGTGATTGCCAGCGGTGGGCTTTCTATGCCGGGTCTGGGTGCGACGCCATTTGGTTATAAAATTGCCGAACAGTTTGGCCTGAATGTGCTGCCAACGCGTGCGGGTCTGGTGCCTTTTACGCTGCATAAGCCGCTGCTTGACCAGCTTCAGGTGCTCTCCGGCGTGTCTGTTCCCTCTGTCATTACCGCCGAGGACGGCACCGTATTTCGTGAAAACCTGCTCTTTACGCACCGTGGGCTGTCAGGCCCGGCCGTTTTACAAATTTCCAGTTTTTGGCAGCCGGGTGAATTTGTCAGCATTAATTTGTTGCCAGATGTTGACCTCGAAAGCTTCCTTGATGAACAGCGCAGCGCGCATCCCAATCAGAGTCTGAAGAACACGCTGGCGATGCAATTACCGAAGCGACTGGTGGAGTGTTTGCAGCAGTTGGGGCAAATCCCGGACGTGACGTTGAAGCAACTTAACCTACGCGATCAGCAAGCGCTGGTGGAAACGCTGACCGAATGGCGCGTGCAGCCAAACGGCACGGAAGGGTATCGCACGGCAGAGGTGACGCTGGGTGGAGTAGACACCAACGAATTGTCTTCACGGACCATGGAAGCCCGCAAAGTACCGGGCCTTTATTTCATTGGCGAAGTGATGGACGTCACCGGCTGGCTGGGTGGTTATAACTTCCAGTGGGCATGGTCGAGCGCCTGGGCGTGTGCGCAGGATTTAGTGTCCGGGGAGTGA